The proteins below are encoded in one region of uncultured Eubacteriales bacterium:
- a CDS encoding hypothetical protein (Evidence 5 : No homology to any previously reported sequences), producing MKPIWFAVDCNVHTNPKTNRLAEMLKLDVDTTVGKLSRLWAWAKSTNNETGDISFLPDQEIADLMRWKKKPTVLVSALTECGFLDVEEGSRVLHGWIELNGDLCTKRRKDKERKS from the coding sequence GTGAAACCCATATGGTTTGCCGTGGACTGCAACGTACATACGAACCCAAAGACCAACCGCCTGGCGGAAATGCTCAAACTGGATGTAGATACGACGGTTGGAAAGTTGAGCCGCCTGTGGGCTTGGGCTAAGTCAACGAATAACGAGACCGGGGACATAAGTTTTCTACCAGATCAGGAAATCGCGGATTTGATGCGCTGGAAAAAGAAACCCACTGTGCTTGTCTCCGCTCTGACGGAATGTGGCTTTCTGGATGTTGAAGAAGGTAGCCGGGTGCTCCATGGATGGATAGAGCTAAACGGAGACCTTTGCACCAAACGAAGAAAGGATAAGGAGCGGAAAAGTTGA
- a CDS encoding hypothetical protein (Evidence 5 : No homology to any previously reported sequences), which produces MKSQWTFLTSLNIQLSFWTMGSGYFKKSLKLFNSLSVCDFDSPTVRYNLHFIDAVCVKVPR; this is translated from the coding sequence TTGAAATCACAGTGGACTTTCCTCACAAGCCTGAATATCCAACTGAGTTTTTGGACGATGGGTAGCGGGTATTTCAAGAAGTCCTTGAAACTTTTCAATAGTCTCTCGGTCTGCGATTTTGATTCTCCCACGGTTCGTTACAACCTGCACTTCATTGACGCAGTTTGCGTTAAAGTCCCTAGGTAA
- a CDS encoding conserved hypothetical protein (Evidence 4 : Homologs of previously reported genes of unknown function), giving the protein MHLAHELGHCLTGSFYNRYAALDVRRKHENRADKWAVKKLLTAEALDEAVADGCTEMWELAERFGVTQEFMEKAVCLYTYGNMDVEEYMRF; this is encoded by the coding sequence GTGCACCTGGCCCATGAGCTTGGACACTGCCTCACCGGGAGCTTTTATAACCGCTACGCCGCGCTGGACGTGAGGCGAAAGCATGAAAACCGGGCTGACAAGTGGGCCGTGAAGAAACTGCTGACCGCCGAGGCGCTGGACGAGGCGGTAGCTGACGGGTGCACCGAGATGTGGGAGCTGGCCGAGCGGTTTGGCGTTACGCAGGAGTTTATGGAAAAGGCGGTTTGCCTGTATACATACGGAAACATGGATGTTGAGGAGTATATGAGGTTTTAG
- a CDS encoding conserved hypothetical protein (Evidence 4 : Homologs of previously reported genes of unknown function) codes for MDSIIQDTRECYITGDTQGLHKHHIYFGNPGRRISEENGFWVWLRWDWHNGAEYGVHFNRDLDLRLKRECQERFEETNSREEFRRLIGKSYL; via the coding sequence GTGGATAGCATCATTCAGGACACCCGCGAGTGCTACATCACTGGTGATACCCAAGGACTACATAAGCACCACATTTACTTTGGCAACCCAGGACGGCGGATCAGCGAGGAGAATGGCTTTTGGGTCTGGCTTCGCTGGGACTGGCACAACGGGGCAGAATACGGAGTTCACTTCAACCGTGACCTTGACTTGCGCCTGAAACGGGAGTGCCAAGAACGGTTTGAGGAAACCAACAGCCGTGAGGAGTTCCGGCGGCTGATAGGTAAAAGCTACTTATAG
- a CDS encoding hypothetical protein (Evidence 5 : No homology to any previously reported sequences): MYASANRISISECAKRMKLGQDTLYRRLRNPGDFTLAELYALRATLGIPQDEMLEAIQKRL; the protein is encoded by the coding sequence ATGTACGCATCAGCGAACCGCATCAGCATATCCGAGTGCGCCAAGCGGATGAAGTTAGGGCAGGACACGTTATATAGGAGGCTGCGCAATCCAGGGGATTTTACACTGGCCGAACTGTATGCGCTGCGTGCAACCCTCGGGATCCCCCAGGACGAAATGCTGGAGGCAATTCAAAAACGGTTGTGA
- a CDS encoding hypothetical protein (Evidence 5 : No homology to any previously reported sequences): protein MNIFEKISAIMSDIQYLAKDDKVEFGNTKYKALSEEKVTSIMRAELLKYKLVVYPISQASNRAGSITHVDVVYRMVNVDNPEEYIDIASCGDGADSQDKGSGKAMTYAFKYMWLRTFALPTGEDPDKISSAELDAQATSLCEDCGQVIKSITKKDGFPWPVEDIVAYSKRRFERQLCPDCQKSALKAKEA from the coding sequence ATGAACATTTTTGAAAAGATATCTGCCATTATGTCGGATATCCAATATCTCGCAAAGGATGACAAGGTCGAGTTTGGAAACACGAAGTACAAGGCGCTTTCGGAAGAGAAGGTAACCTCCATTATGCGGGCCGAATTGCTCAAATATAAGCTTGTGGTGTACCCAATTTCGCAGGCTTCCAACCGTGCCGGATCAATTACCCATGTGGATGTTGTGTACAGAATGGTTAACGTGGATAACCCGGAAGAGTACATAGATATTGCTTCCTGCGGCGACGGAGCGGACAGCCAGGATAAGGGAAGTGGCAAGGCCATGACATATGCCTTTAAGTATATGTGGTTGCGCACTTTTGCCCTCCCAACAGGCGAGGACCCGGACAAGATTTCGAGCGCAGAACTCGACGCGCAGGCGACGTCGCTCTGTGAGGACTGCGGACAAGTCATTAAATCCATCACTAAAAAGGATGGGTTCCCGTGGCCCGTTGAAGATATCGTCGCATACTCCAAGCGTCGTTTTGAGCGCCAATTATGCCCGGATTGCCAAAAGTCAGCCCTTAAGGCTAAAGAGGCATGA
- a CDS encoding hypothetical protein (Evidence 5 : No homology to any previously reported sequences): MSTFDIPDHYDVACALRTGYSTFSQPVTDEPDNDPEPKYDESTVDAVFEAFDTELKKYLSDDLRTTVWNAVSRKFPG, encoded by the coding sequence ATGTCAACATTTGATATTCCTGACCATTACGATGTTGCTTGCGCTCTCCGCACTGGCTACTCTACGTTTTCTCAGCCTGTTACGGACGAGCCTGACAACGATCCGGAACCAAAGTATGACGAATCAACCGTTGACGCCGTATTTGAGGCATTCGATACCGAACTGAAAAAATATCTCTCTGATGATCTACGTACCACCGTATGGAATGCGGTGTCGCGGAAGTTTCCGGGGTGA
- a CDS encoding putative Xre family DNA-binding protein (Evidence 3 : Function proposed based on presence of conserved amino acid motif, structural feature or limited homology) — protein MGFISARKASGLSQVVVAEQLGVTDAAVSMWETGKTKPRTSLLTKIAALYCCSVDDLLSPDCCDQEHSTT, from the coding sequence ATGGGTTTTATTTCCGCAAGAAAGGCGTCCGGGCTGTCTCAGGTGGTCGTGGCGGAACAGCTCGGTGTAACCGATGCGGCGGTATCGATGTGGGAAACCGGAAAAACCAAGCCGAGGACGTCGCTGCTCACTAAGATTGCGGCTTTGTATTGCTGCTCTGTTGATGATTTACTTTCTCCGGATTGCTGCGACCAAGAACACAGCACTACATAA
- a CDS encoding conserved hypothetical protein (Evidence 4 : Homologs of previously reported genes of unknown function), whose protein sequence is MQALSAILGLCFCLAGGGIMDSLGPGWFLFWGVVILGGQLNYWRWRNVSDRKASDPRGAAQNLAHPGEPDRRLHDLGACGCGVRAGSGVDVVSTTEETRRAAYYETREDARTRRKLVYQALKDNGPMTVDELVCYLIRTGEMRSYDRGYVAPRLTELKKDGLVKTGGVRESQRSGKMTAVFMTVDIKRTAPGGNDTESGNTENNSTAKIAQEGGDVNI, encoded by the coding sequence ATGCAAGCCTTATCCGCAATACTCGGCCTCTGTTTCTGCCTTGCTGGCGGGGGCATCATGGACAGCCTTGGCCCTGGGTGGTTTTTGTTCTGGGGCGTGGTGATCCTGGGGGGGCAATTAAATTACTGGAGGTGGAGAAATGTTTCAGATCGGAAAGCATCTGACCCGCGAGGAGCGGCGCAGAATCTAGCGCATCCGGGCGAACCTGATCGGCGTCTGCATGATCTTGGCGCTTGTGGCTGCGGGGTTCGTGCTGGGAGTGGGGTGGATGTCGTGAGTACCACAGAGGAAACCAGACGAGCGGCATACTACGAGACCCGTGAAGATGCCAGAACTCGGCGCAAACTGGTATACCAAGCGCTTAAAGACAACGGGCCTATGACGGTGGACGAGCTTGTGTGCTATCTGATCCGCACCGGAGAAATGCGGTCTTACGACCGCGGCTATGTTGCCCCAAGGCTGACGGAACTCAAGAAGGACGGGCTTGTGAAGACAGGCGGTGTCCGAGAGAGCCAGCGCAGCGGTAAGATGACCGCAGTCTTTATGACGGTGGACATAAAAAGGACCGCCCCCGGTGGTAACGACACCGAGAGCGGCAACACAGAAAATAACTCTACAGCAAAGATAGCACAGGAGGGCGGCGATGTCAACATTTGA
- the ssb gene encoding Single-stranded DNA-binding protein ssb, with product MLNKCILQGRMTRDPELRHTQSGTPVASFSMAVDRDMKDKQTGERATDFIDVVAWRQTAEFVSKFFTKGRMAIVEGRLQVRDWTDKDGGKRRSAEVIADNVYFGDSKRDGEGGCGNSGGGYDRGGGGYQSSGGGVDVPGPNEELPF from the coding sequence ATGCTCAACAAATGTATATTACAGGGGCGCATGACGCGCGATCCTGAGTTAAGACACACCCAAAGCGGGACCCCTGTAGCCTCGTTCTCCATGGCGGTTGACCGTGATATGAAGGACAAGCAGACAGGGGAGAGGGCCACAGACTTTATCGATGTTGTGGCATGGCGGCAGACGGCGGAGTTCGTTTCCAAGTTCTTCACCAAGGGCCGTATGGCCATCGTTGAGGGTCGCTTGCAGGTGCGTGACTGGACGGACAAGGACGGCGGCAAGCGCCGCAGCGCCGAGGTAATCGCTGATAACGTCTACTTTGGCGACTCCAAGCGAGACGGTGAAGGCGGCTGTGGCAATTCCGGCGGAGGTTACGACCGTGGCGGCGGTGGATACCAAAGTTCTGGCGGCGGAGTTGACGTGCCTGGCCCTAATGAAGAGCTTCCCTTTTAA
- a CDS encoding hypothetical protein (Evidence 5 : No homology to any previously reported sequences) — MDTLAIIKRIEMRLAEIGMSKADFYEKSGISSASYSQWNTGKFNPTPKKIRSAAECLGLSYDYLATGSEQTKKAPAGEGGRVSEDAIKIALFGGGG, encoded by the coding sequence ATGGACACCTTAGCCATAATTAAGCGAATCGAAATGCGGCTGGCGGAAATCGGCATGAGCAAGGCCGACTTTTATGAAAAAAGTGGTATTTCCTCCGCCTCGTACTCACAGTGGAACACCGGGAAATTTAACCCGACTCCTAAAAAGATTAGGAGTGCAGCAGAATGCCTTGGTTTGAGCTATGACTATTTAGCGACTGGTTCTGAGCAAACGAAAAAAGCGCCCGCCGGAGAGGGCGGGCGCGTCAGTGAGGACGCGATTAAGATAGCGCTGTTCGGCGGCGGCGGCTAG
- a CDS encoding hypothetical protein (Evidence 5 : No homology to any previously reported sequences) produces MDKHKKEVWKSMHINWIDCGTPDIEITVDFPHKPEYPTEFLDDG; encoded by the coding sequence GTGGACAAGCATAAAAAGGAGGTGTGGAAATCCATGCATATAAACTGGATCGATTGCGGAACTCCAGATATTGAAATCACAGTGGACTTTCCTCACAAGCCTGAATATCCAACTGAGTTTTTGGACGATGGGTAG
- a CDS encoding hypothetical protein (Evidence 5 : No homology to any previously reported sequences), translating into MAQTVVIKTEKNAAKIVVDGNEISDVISYVLSEDPNGARLTIEISITGEIEVRL; encoded by the coding sequence GTGGCGCAAACTGTTGTTATCAAAACAGAGAAAAACGCCGCAAAAATCGTTGTAGACGGCAACGAAATTAGCGACGTTATCTCGTATGTGCTCAGCGAGGACCCGAACGGGGCAAGGCTGACAATCGAAATCTCGATTACGGGGGAGATTGAAGTGCGGCTTTAA
- a CDS encoding conserved hypothetical protein (Evidence 4 : Homologs of previously reported genes of unknown function): MELNADCVRDVLISLEGCEFHEHMTLDMLVDKLPDYSEEQLWYTCLKLEEGGYLDLMTVQMLRMTMPAIKQINSITFAGHEFLNTVRENKNWKKAKDIAKAAGAFSIKALGDIAKEVAAAAIKAALQSPP; encoded by the coding sequence ATGGAATTAAATGCTGATTGCGTACGAGACGTATTAATCTCCTTAGAAGGCTGCGAATTTCATGAACACATGACTCTTGATATGCTTGTAGACAAGCTTCCTGATTATAGCGAGGAGCAGCTTTGGTACACCTGCCTTAAATTAGAAGAAGGTGGATACCTAGACCTGATGACGGTTCAGATGCTTAGAATGACGATGCCAGCGATAAAGCAGATAAACAGTATCACCTTTGCAGGGCATGAATTTTTAAACACAGTTAGAGAGAATAAGAATTGGAAAAAGGCAAAGGACATCGCTAAGGCAGCTGGAGCATTTTCTATCAAAGCCCTTGGTGATATAGCTAAGGAAGTTGCTGCTGCCGCCATTAAAGCCGCACTTCAATCTCCCCCGTAA
- a CDS encoding hypothetical protein (Evidence 5 : No homology to any previously reported sequences) — translation MLDLFSNENAIVAFRNLELKNDSPNSEAKSMVTLKFLRPFHSSFAQDATDNNSPTTAITNVTISI, via the coding sequence TTGCTCGATTTGTTCTCGAATGAAAATGCAATAGTAGCATTTAGGAATCTGGAGCTAAAGAACGACTCACCAAACTCTGAGGCGAAGTCGATGGTTACTCTTAAATTCTTGCGACCTTTCCATAGTTCGTTCGCCCAAGACGCAACAGACAACAATAGCCCAACGACCGCAATCACCAATGTTACGATTTCCATATAA
- a CDS encoding conserved hypothetical protein (Evidence 4 : Homologs of previously reported genes of unknown function): MKLTADKARWYEDGDGFWLAFRTRDRRAAAELSAEIDNKPYDVEAKPHRERRSLDANAYFWVLAGKLSAVMQIPPNDVYKQYIPNVGGNYEVIPVKDDRIEHWDRIWCSGHVGRCTDDLGPCRNIPGYNYIRSYFSSSDYDTAQMARLIDLIVRDCKDQGIETLTPSELDRMKGEWGRG; this comes from the coding sequence ATGAAGCTGACCGCAGACAAGGCCCGGTGGTACGAGGACGGAGATGGCTTCTGGCTGGCCTTCCGTACCCGCGATCGCCGTGCAGCGGCGGAACTGTCCGCAGAAATTGATAACAAGCCCTATGACGTAGAGGCGAAGCCACATCGTGAACGGCGCAGTTTGGATGCGAACGCTTATTTCTGGGTGCTGGCAGGCAAGTTATCAGCGGTCATGCAAATACCGCCCAATGATGTGTACAAGCAGTACATACCCAACGTAGGAGGCAACTACGAAGTTATCCCGGTCAAGGACGATAGAATCGAGCACTGGGACAGGATATGGTGCTCTGGTCATGTGGGGCGCTGCACGGACGACCTAGGCCCCTGCCGCAACATACCGGGGTATAACTACATCCGCTCATATTTTAGCTCCAGCGACTACGATACGGCCCAGATGGCGCGGTTGATCGATCTGATTGTGCGGGACTGCAAAGACCAGGGAATCGAAACCCTCACCCCATCCGAGTTGGATCGCATGAAAGGTGAGTGGGGCCGTGGATAG